The proteins below are encoded in one region of Sulfolobus sp. A20:
- a CDS encoding 4Fe-4S dicluster-binding protein has protein sequence MKTEDEVKYVEIVYRGIFQKRLAKYIAEGIVYTAREMGKPALSFGRYGDSPERNGVPAKYYVGIGNGIGEEDLIGYSTRVEPDLVDVIVVLDDTLLKGVESWAWQGVQPINLKLKANGTMIVTSTKRMDELVKMVPKKDFEWTFGVIKTEPSFSGLWAFKDDLTMEKVWGAIAKLRPDIIDIDHLVKYVSKKQSSDKRISAVKEAFSSVDYRTIRKGEGIDFIYNPPRLLTWQEMLEGTVVPAVPRGKRNEQFKRGTTKFERPTVDFDTCIKCKLCWIYCPDECFDETPDGYYDIAYDYCVGCGICAEVCPVKDCIVMVDESMFTDYRRPYEMWKENKVKYKEWLKEVRNARKERVYVPGLGR, from the coding sequence AAATACATAGCTGAGGGTATAGTTTATACTGCAAGAGAAATGGGTAAACCTGCATTGTCCTTCGGAAGATATGGGGATTCTCCCGAAAGAAATGGAGTACCGGCAAAATATTATGTAGGGATAGGTAATGGTATAGGTGAGGAGGATTTAATAGGATATTCAACAAGAGTTGAGCCTGATTTAGTAGATGTCATAGTAGTTCTAGATGATACTCTACTTAAAGGTGTTGAGTCATGGGCTTGGCAAGGAGTACAACCAATAAATCTTAAGTTAAAAGCAAATGGAACGATGATAGTTACATCAACTAAGAGAATGGATGAATTAGTCAAGATGGTGCCGAAAAAGGATTTCGAATGGACTTTTGGTGTGATAAAAACTGAGCCTTCTTTCTCTGGATTATGGGCTTTCAAAGATGATTTAACGATGGAAAAAGTTTGGGGAGCTATTGCTAAACTCAGACCAGATATAATTGATATAGATCATCTAGTAAAATATGTTAGTAAAAAGCAAAGTTCGGATAAAAGAATATCTGCTGTTAAGGAAGCCTTTTCTTCAGTAGACTATAGAACAATTAGGAAAGGAGAGGGAATAGATTTCATTTACAATCCTCCGAGACTCCTAACATGGCAGGAAATGCTTGAGGGAACTGTTGTTCCCGCAGTGCCGAGAGGTAAAAGAAATGAACAGTTCAAGAGGGGAACTACGAAATTTGAAAGACCAACTGTAGATTTTGACACTTGTATAAAATGTAAGTTATGTTGGATATATTGCCCAGATGAATGCTTCGATGAAACTCCTGACGGCTATTACGATATAGCCTACGATTATTGCGTAGGCTGTGGGATATGTGCTGAAGTATGCCCCGTGAAGGACTGTATAGTAATGGTAGATGAAAGTATGTTTACTGACTATAGGAGACCGTATGAGATGTGGAAGGAGAATAAGGTTAAGTATAAGGAGTGGTTGAAAGAAGTAAGAAATGCGAGGAAGGAAAGAGTATACGTTCCGGGGTTGGGAAGATGA
- a CDS encoding pyruvate ferredoxin oxidoreductase, giving the protein MTETRKIIEREVLMNGTQAVANAAMYADVDVVAAYPIRPYTEVMDTISKLIADGELDAEFIVAEGEHGQFETVKHASLVGARTLVGSSGVGWLYAMEAIVVTATDRAPVVAIIGNRALDDPGAYGVEHNDAMMVRDVGWLLAWVDTAQEAFDTTLIAYRVGEDPRVLVPVGISMDGGFLTHSEQIVRLPPKELVKDFLPPYNRGKYLVHPDNPITVAPQVNEDWVMEIRRQHDEAVERARGVIVEAYESFKKVFGRYPGSTSEIEMPENPFVEPFMIDDAEIVLIGMGTVSKPMKVAIKKMRNQGYKVGMLRIRWFRPFPTQDVIKYLSQAKVVCVIDRDYSIGSPNRGGVIYHEIRSSLYDLDQRPKVLNFIGGLGGREITIQDVEKIIKIGYEHRDTPITKPVYWVGVRGDPW; this is encoded by the coding sequence ATGACAGAGACTAGAAAAATAATTGAAAGAGAAGTCCTAATGAATGGAACGCAAGCTGTAGCAAATGCAGCAATGTATGCTGACGTTGACGTAGTAGCAGCATATCCTATAAGACCTTATACAGAAGTGATGGATACGATATCTAAGTTAATAGCTGATGGTGAGTTAGATGCAGAGTTCATAGTAGCTGAAGGAGAGCATGGACAATTTGAGACAGTCAAGCATGCATCATTAGTAGGAGCTAGGACTTTAGTAGGGAGTAGTGGTGTAGGTTGGTTATATGCAATGGAGGCTATAGTAGTTACAGCAACTGATAGGGCTCCAGTAGTTGCTATAATAGGAAATAGAGCTCTAGATGATCCCGGAGCATATGGAGTTGAACACAATGATGCAATGATGGTTAGAGATGTAGGCTGGTTATTGGCATGGGTAGATACTGCCCAGGAAGCATTTGATACTACTTTAATAGCCTATAGAGTCGGGGAAGATCCTAGGGTGCTCGTACCCGTAGGGATCTCAATGGATGGAGGCTTTCTAACCCATTCAGAGCAAATAGTTAGGTTGCCCCCGAAGGAATTAGTCAAGGATTTCCTGCCTCCTTATAATAGAGGTAAGTACCTAGTACATCCTGATAATCCTATAACAGTAGCTCCGCAAGTTAACGAGGATTGGGTAATGGAGATAAGGAGACAGCATGACGAGGCAGTTGAAAGAGCTAGAGGAGTAATAGTTGAGGCGTATGAGAGCTTTAAGAAAGTTTTTGGAAGATATCCTGGTTCTACAAGCGAGATCGAAATGCCTGAAAATCCATTTGTAGAACCTTTCATGATTGATGATGCCGAAATCGTTCTCATAGGAATGGGAACTGTATCAAAGCCTATGAAAGTCGCTATAAAGAAGATGAGAAACCAAGGATATAAAGTAGGAATGCTGAGAATAAGATGGTTCAGACCATTTCCAACTCAAGACGTAATAAAGTACTTAAGTCAAGCTAAGGTGGTTTGTGTGATTGACAGAGATTATTCTATAGGCTCTCCTAATAGGGGAGGAGTCATTTATCACGAGATTAGATCCTCCTTATATGATCTGGATCAAAGACCGAAAGTATTGAATTTCATAGGAGGGTTAGGCGGTAGGGAAATAACGATTCAAGATGTAGAAAAAATAATCAAGATAGGTTACGAGCATAGGGATACCCCTATAACTAAGCCCGTTTATTGGGTTGGGGTCAGAGGTGACCCCTGGTAA
- a CDS encoding thiamine pyrophosphate-dependent enzyme, with translation MVEKEIEEKVYKSIVKTIKDAPLEEFYTSGHRTCQGCESALVMRFLAKAAGPRTIVIGATGCMYVANTTYYTTSWIVPWVHTQLGGSGAAALGTAAALRALMRKGKIKQEPINVIAFCGDLGCADMGLSGVSNAMTYNYNLVIVLYDNESSANTDIQETSMTPYGAQTSFSRPGKQRRIMKVRWKKSVVPMIIAGHRNVKYAATMTPAYPLDSINKFRKALAIGGPTFIHSLDPCPKGWDYDPKFSHELGVLAVETGIWPLYEYINGEIVYNEPTKSIIEGRIKRKPVKEYLEKQGRFSHFTEEDVEYFQKMVDEMYEEWEIPAVMPIKSVNVKISDK, from the coding sequence ATGGTTGAAAAAGAAATAGAAGAAAAGGTTTATAAGTCAATAGTTAAGACAATCAAAGATGCCCCATTAGAAGAGTTCTATACGTCCGGACATAGAACGTGTCAAGGATGTGAATCTGCATTAGTGATGAGATTTTTAGCTAAAGCTGCAGGTCCTAGAACTATAGTAATAGGAGCCACTGGATGTATGTATGTTGCCAACACCACTTATTATACTACGTCTTGGATTGTACCATGGGTTCACACACAGTTAGGAGGATCAGGAGCAGCAGCATTAGGAACTGCTGCAGCTTTAAGAGCATTAATGAGAAAAGGCAAGATTAAGCAAGAGCCAATAAATGTAATAGCGTTCTGCGGAGACTTAGGCTGTGCAGATATGGGATTATCTGGAGTATCTAATGCGATGACATACAATTATAACCTAGTAATAGTTCTATACGATAACGAATCCTCAGCCAATACTGATATACAAGAGACTAGTATGACTCCTTATGGAGCACAAACTTCTTTCAGTAGACCTGGCAAGCAAAGAAGAATAATGAAGGTTAGATGGAAGAAGAGTGTTGTGCCGATGATAATTGCTGGGCACAGAAACGTTAAATACGCAGCAACTATGACACCAGCCTATCCATTAGACTCGATTAATAAGTTTAGAAAGGCTCTAGCTATAGGTGGACCTACATTCATACACTCTCTAGATCCATGCCCTAAAGGATGGGATTATGATCCAAAGTTCTCTCATGAGCTGGGAGTATTAGCAGTGGAGACTGGGATATGGCCACTATACGAGTACATTAATGGGGAGATAGTATATAACGAGCCTACTAAGAGTATAATTGAGGGGAGGATTAAGAGAAAACCAGTAAAGGAGTATTTAGAAAAACAAGGTAGATTCTCACACTTCACTGAGGAAGATGTAGAATACTTCCAGAAGATGGTAGATGAGATGTATGAGGAGTGGGAGATTCCTGCAGTAATGCCTATAAAATCAGTTAACGTTAAAATAAGTGATAAATAA
- a CDS encoding Lrp/AsnC family transcriptional regulator, with the protein MGANLIRLDDIDEKILNILRYNAKRSLKELSDELGIPISTVRYRIKRLEDAQVIRGYVALIDRVNLGLNVSLVMEIETVPYSIKKVAQDLGEFSEVVRIYGLDNGPRLHVHMIFKDDSSAHQFIANRLYNIKGIKTVSISRIIERYKIDPSVLL; encoded by the coding sequence ATGGGTGCTAATTTAATTAGGCTAGATGATATAGATGAGAAAATTCTTAACATTTTGCGTTATAATGCGAAGAGGAGTTTAAAAGAATTATCTGATGAATTAGGCATTCCTATAAGTACTGTGAGATATAGGATCAAAAGACTTGAAGATGCCCAAGTGATTAGAGGATATGTTGCACTGATAGATAGAGTAAACTTGGGATTGAACGTATCATTAGTTATGGAAATTGAAACCGTGCCATATTCGATAAAGAAAGTAGCTCAAGACTTAGGAGAATTTTCAGAAGTCGTTAGAATCTATGGTTTAGATAATGGTCCTAGATTACACGTCCATATGATATTTAAAGATGACAGTAGTGCACATCAATTCATAGCAAATAGATTATATAATATTAAAGGAATAAAGACAGTCTCTATATCAAGAATAATCGAGAGATATAAAATTGACCCCTCAGTATTATTATAA
- a CDS encoding MFS transporter — protein sequence MIKRRGDVLKISFSAFFADLGYQAVVASFPIVFVLVFNAPIPLYGFAEALNYGLGTFMSYIGGIAGDKYGRKKIAIIGNILIILVSFVGFAKDYVEALIFFMLGWWFRNFRSPPRRAMMAEVTTQEERAEAFGILHSLDIAGALLAITYLSTLLFFHFPILLILPFTAIPLVISTIVLGTVNAGERVVKEGRKEAITNKKVFWTIIVSTMFFGFSQYSFGFPILTTAEISGKDYLGIISYGVFLGASSLFGYVFGKLRLKELSSLAFLGYLVASLASLGFALLSKFGLITLYPLSFIMGIAVASTETFEPTIISKLIKEESYGAGMGYLSAGRSIGLFLGNTVMGFLYQISYSYAYLFASTMSLVSFLLVLSIILRK from the coding sequence ATGATTAAGAGAAGAGGGGATGTTTTAAAGATCTCTTTTTCCGCATTCTTTGCTGATTTAGGTTATCAAGCGGTCGTAGCATCGTTTCCTATAGTTTTTGTCTTAGTCTTTAATGCTCCTATTCCACTGTATGGATTTGCCGAAGCCTTGAACTATGGTCTAGGTACTTTCATGTCATATATCGGTGGGATAGCCGGGGATAAGTATGGTAGAAAGAAAATAGCGATTATTGGAAATATACTGATTATCCTTGTATCCTTTGTCGGATTTGCAAAGGATTACGTGGAGGCACTGATATTTTTCATGCTAGGATGGTGGTTTAGGAATTTCAGATCACCTCCTAGAAGGGCGATGATGGCTGAAGTCACGACGCAAGAGGAAAGAGCTGAAGCTTTTGGAATTTTACATTCGTTAGACATAGCTGGAGCTTTATTGGCAATAACTTACTTATCTACTCTCCTCTTCTTTCATTTTCCAATACTCCTTATTCTTCCATTTACGGCTATTCCTTTAGTGATTTCAACTATAGTTTTGGGCACTGTCAACGCTGGAGAAAGAGTGGTAAAAGAAGGAAGAAAAGAAGCAATAACTAATAAGAAGGTCTTCTGGACAATAATAGTTTCTACTATGTTTTTTGGGTTTAGTCAGTATAGCTTTGGATTTCCGATTCTTACTACCGCTGAAATCAGTGGAAAAGACTACTTAGGTATAATATCTTATGGCGTTTTTTTAGGAGCCTCTTCGCTGTTCGGTTATGTTTTCGGTAAGTTAAGGTTGAAAGAATTGTCTAGCTTAGCTTTCTTAGGATATTTAGTAGCTAGCTTAGCTTCTTTAGGTTTCGCTCTCTTGTCAAAGTTTGGGTTAATCACTCTGTATCCATTGTCGTTTATTATGGGTATAGCAGTAGCTTCTACTGAGACTTTTGAACCCACTATTATATCTAAGCTGATAAAAGAGGAGTCATACGGTGCGGGAATGGGTTACTTATCAGCGGGTAGGAGTATAGGACTGTTCCTAGGTAATACAGTAATGGGATTTCTATATCAGATAAGTTACAGTTACGCATATCTGTTCGCCTCAACGATGTCATTAGTCTCATTCCTTTTAGTCTTAAGTATAATATTGAGGAAATAA
- a CDS encoding protease pro-enzyme activation domain-containing protein, with protein MNKGLILMTIMLISITPVFLVSSSSVISYQQPVVLHGFRQVGTLNPNQQVIVSIYLPLKNVGLLYYYASAVSDPNSPLYHKFLTSQEVSQLFLPTNQFNTIMDYLNNDGFKILFTALDSVIVIQGTVSQVEKYLGLNFAVYSNGSVTYYTSYGMPKINALVYSSNVSTIYFSHPSTLITQKDIEKLYSTINQTFPIEGYWPTVLQKVYNTSSIPTQGENTTIGILDFYGDPYIYQQLVYFDKVTGLPNPPNFTVIPIGPYNPNLGILTGWAGEISLDVEVAHTMAPKANIILYIANDELPLASIIAYIVQQDAVNVLSQSFGIRESAFSSSFNGQAFYTCIMLSDEYYALGSAEGITFLASSGDAGGSGYSNGPIGTVGYPATSPFVTSVGGTTVYVQFPNGSYYQTAWSNYGFVPNGLNYGGSTGGVSIIEPKPWYQWSLPTPSTYPNGKLIPEISANANVYPGIFIVCPTNITGISGGTSEASPLTAGILANVESYLHMRIGLLNPILQYMYEKYYGKAIEPVTFGYNIPWVSAYGYNLVTGYGTINAGYFAKLFPVNSSEQGLSIVINVYNTSIPTLPAIQFYPSQRVLIVANVTYNGSPVQSGEFHALVENYLGNLSLVNLTYNPLSKVWVGSLTLPSDANGILFFYVFGEANNGISGIGYYEAFSGYYVEFFSPVTFVPVDSEFGVPLAVNVSNIYGQPVLGPTNITFNIYVYNITNNEYTFLTSINVTVANGTGGVYLPLNLTSGDLLIEAVNGYGFDAFTNGIYMQSLFILPQVVTEPGSVSPGQYIEIEGSITSPINLPLSNPSNVLYGTNITAELLSSNGSIVNKANVLLNPITLQYQGYLYVPYGIPSGLYTILLFAKYYSYSLNVNITGFYYGQIYVSSMAKIKVNSVNYAFEGQNVIVYANITNASGREIEYGMFSATIYPSSLTSQYTTISQLIEIPLWYNPKIGLWEGNFTLPSSLSPGNLSYLAGIGYYGEPFNILVTGVSAFGNPTTTNYTAEYTLYALPYTYIANQKLNDPLTYYASLVNDEISNLRGAMINDFLINDTISNGNLSITSSNISNVVVYNSSLTLSQDDVNNLTLYNSVIYAISSNINGIKLINSKVIPINTPLKSVYPSLPTIYISAPISNLTGIQNITVSVNGIDVSSVNAYLDNQLIASFSSNGTHVITINTTKYPDGSYNLTVIATQVDGLSSSNSTHLYFENSLLNLNSKVNVISSTLNTRISSLNSTLVSYEHTSFTYNIIAIILSVVAIIVGIFALVRRRG; from the coding sequence AAATTTTATTTACGGCATTAGATTCTGTCATAGTTATTCAAGGAACTGTATCTCAAGTTGAAAAATATTTAGGTCTCAATTTTGCTGTCTACTCTAACGGTAGTGTAACCTATTATACCTCCTATGGGATGCCTAAGATTAACGCATTAGTGTATTCCAGTAATGTCTCAACAATATATTTCTCTCATCCGTCCACACTAATAACTCAAAAAGATATAGAGAAGTTATATAGTACGATCAATCAAACCTTCCCTATTGAGGGATATTGGCCTACAGTTTTACAAAAAGTGTATAATACTTCATCCATACCTACTCAAGGGGAGAACACTACTATTGGAATACTCGACTTCTATGGTGATCCTTACATCTATCAGCAATTAGTTTATTTTGACAAGGTTACTGGCTTGCCTAATCCTCCTAACTTTACTGTAATACCAATAGGTCCTTATAATCCTAACTTAGGTATCTTAACAGGATGGGCAGGTGAAATAAGTTTAGATGTTGAAGTTGCTCACACGATGGCTCCTAAGGCTAACATAATCTTATACATAGCTAATGATGAATTACCATTAGCTAGCATAATAGCCTACATAGTTCAACAAGACGCTGTAAACGTTTTATCCCAGAGTTTTGGTATTCGAGAGTCAGCGTTTTCTTCATCATTCAATGGGCAAGCTTTCTACACATGTATAATGTTGAGTGATGAGTATTATGCTTTAGGTTCTGCTGAGGGAATAACTTTCCTAGCGAGCTCTGGTGATGCGGGAGGTTCTGGTTATAGTAACGGTCCTATTGGGACTGTAGGCTATCCAGCTACTTCTCCCTTTGTTACTTCGGTAGGTGGAACTACAGTTTATGTACAGTTTCCTAATGGTTCATATTACCAGACAGCCTGGTCAAATTACGGTTTTGTCCCTAATGGCCTTAATTATGGTGGCTCTACTGGTGGTGTAAGTATAATTGAGCCTAAACCTTGGTATCAATGGTCATTACCAACTCCATCAACTTATCCTAATGGTAAACTGATTCCAGAGATCTCGGCTAACGCTAACGTATATCCCGGCATATTTATAGTATGTCCTACTAACATTACAGGGATTTCTGGAGGTACTAGTGAAGCATCTCCTCTTACTGCTGGTATCTTAGCTAATGTAGAGAGCTACTTGCACATGAGGATAGGCTTACTTAATCCGATTTTACAATATATGTATGAAAAATATTATGGAAAAGCCATTGAGCCAGTAACATTTGGATATAACATACCTTGGGTTTCTGCCTATGGTTATAATTTAGTTACGGGTTATGGTACGATTAATGCAGGGTATTTTGCTAAATTGTTTCCTGTAAATTCAAGTGAACAAGGATTATCGATCGTTATTAATGTTTATAATACTTCAATACCAACCTTACCAGCTATTCAATTCTATCCTAGTCAAAGAGTGCTGATAGTAGCTAATGTAACATATAATGGCTCTCCAGTTCAAAGTGGAGAATTTCATGCATTGGTAGAGAATTATTTAGGTAATCTTTCCCTAGTTAATCTCACATATAATCCTTTAAGTAAGGTATGGGTTGGGTCGTTAACTCTACCTAGTGATGCAAACGGTATTCTATTCTTTTACGTATTTGGAGAAGCTAATAATGGTATTAGCGGTATCGGATACTATGAGGCTTTCTCTGGTTACTATGTGGAATTCTTTTCTCCAGTTACATTTGTTCCAGTTGATAGCGAGTTTGGAGTACCTCTTGCTGTAAATGTTAGCAATATTTACGGTCAGCCTGTTTTAGGTCCTACTAACATTACCTTTAACATCTACGTTTATAACATTACTAATAATGAATATACATTTTTAACTAGTATTAACGTAACTGTAGCAAATGGGACAGGGGGAGTCTATTTACCATTAAACTTGACTTCTGGTGACTTGTTAATAGAGGCAGTGAACGGTTACGGATTTGACGCGTTTACTAACGGTATATATATGCAAAGTCTATTCATATTGCCTCAAGTAGTTACGGAACCAGGCAGTGTTTCTCCTGGGCAATATATTGAGATTGAGGGTAGCATAACTTCTCCAATTAACTTACCATTAAGTAACCCATCAAACGTACTTTATGGTACTAATATTACAGCTGAATTATTAAGTAGCAATGGTAGTATTGTGAATAAGGCTAACGTACTATTGAATCCAATAACTTTACAGTATCAAGGATACTTGTACGTACCTTATGGTATTCCTAGCGGGCTTTACACAATTTTGTTATTTGCAAAATACTACTCTTATTCATTAAACGTTAATATAACTGGTTTCTACTATGGACAAATTTACGTTTCAAGTATGGCTAAAATTAAGGTTAATTCTGTTAATTACGCTTTTGAAGGACAAAATGTTATAGTTTATGCCAATATAACAAATGCCAGTGGGAGAGAGATCGAGTATGGTATGTTTAGTGCAACTATCTATCCATCTAGCCTTACCTCACAATATACTACAATCAGTCAGTTAATTGAAATACCCTTGTGGTATAATCCTAAGATAGGGTTATGGGAAGGCAATTTCACGCTACCTTCCTCATTGAGTCCGGGAAATCTCTCCTACTTAGCTGGAATAGGTTACTATGGAGAGCCATTTAACATTTTGGTAACTGGTGTATCTGCTTTTGGTAACCCAACTACCACTAATTACACTGCTGAATACACACTATATGCCTTACCTTACACGTACATTGCTAATCAAAAGCTAAATGATCCTCTAACTTACTATGCCAGTTTAGTGAATGATGAGATTTCTAACTTAAGAGGTGCGATGATAAATGATTTCCTCATCAACGATACGATTAGTAACGGTAATTTAAGTATAACATCTAGTAACATTTCTAATGTAGTAGTCTATAACTCTTCATTAACTTTATCACAAGATGACGTGAATAACCTAACACTATATAACTCCGTAATTTACGCTATTAGTAGTAACATAAACGGTATAAAGCTAATAAACTCTAAAGTTATTCCAATCAACACACCACTAAAGAGTGTTTATCCCTCCCTTCCAACTATCTATATATCAGCCCCTATAAGTAATCTCACGGGTATACAGAACATTACAGTAAGCGTAAATGGGATTGATGTGAGTTCTGTTAATGCCTATTTAGATAATCAACTGATAGCTTCATTTAGCAGTAATGGAACTCATGTCATCACTATTAATACTACTAAATATCCTGATGGTTCGTACAATCTGACAGTAATAGCTACTCAAGTTGATGGATTGAGTTCTTCAAACAGTACCCATCTATATTTCGAGAATTCTCTCCTTAATCTAAACTCTAAAGTTAACGTAATTAGCAGTACGCTAAACACGAGAATAAGTAGTTTAAATAGTACGCTAGTATCTTATGAGCATACTTCATTTACGTATAATATAATTGCCATAATACTTTCAGTAGTTGCAATAATTGTAGGGATATTCGCTTTAGTTAGGAGAAGAGGATAA
- a CDS encoding DUF973 family protein, protein MTQQNTEILGLTKLREGVLFYLIASILGIIIGVTYALALSSILAIAPSGVSGLLPILISGLIISLITIPILVLSYLRTREGFRLLVSTGKDLRQGLTATTLILVGIVIIFIGFLSFIAVLSTISTVRVSSLPSLFGSVAILLIGGIIAFIGYIILALSYRRTGEIYMNDNLKTGGLLVLIGSILGLFIGIIGYILNLIGFIMIYSGLGELVKTLPQRQVNIPQAPPPTGPISQIGVGTLYSNGVATLTIYSQYILQMLSATLLGTNYVTSDIVPSQLNVGYNTVRINFRTSFALVPGNIYTIQIALSNGQTLTVIVTYQP, encoded by the coding sequence ATGACACAACAGAATACAGAAATATTAGGATTGACAAAACTAAGGGAAGGTGTATTATTTTACCTAATTGCCTCAATTCTGGGAATAATAATAGGAGTAACATATGCGTTAGCATTATCTTCTATATTAGCTATTGCACCATCTGGCGTATCTGGGCTTTTGCCAATATTGATTTCGGGATTAATAATCTCTCTTATTACAATACCAATATTAGTCTTATCTTATCTCAGAACTAGAGAGGGTTTCAGATTATTAGTATCAACTGGGAAAGACCTAAGGCAAGGATTAACTGCAACAACCCTAATACTCGTTGGCATAGTCATTATTTTCATAGGATTTTTATCCTTTATTGCTGTTTTATCAACTATTTCAACTGTCCGAGTGTCATCACTTCCTTCTCTTTTTGGAAGTGTAGCAATTCTATTAATAGGAGGTATTATAGCCTTTATAGGATACATTATATTAGCGTTATCTTATAGAAGGACTGGGGAAATATATATGAATGATAATCTAAAAACGGGTGGACTATTAGTATTAATAGGATCTATACTCGGACTATTTATCGGAATAATAGGTTACATTTTGAACTTAATAGGCTTCATAATGATTTATTCAGGCTTAGGAGAATTAGTGAAAACTTTGCCTCAAAGACAAGTTAATATACCTCAAGCTCCTCCACCTACTGGACCGATATCTCAGATAGGAGTTGGAACTCTATATAGCAATGGAGTAGCAACGCTAACCATTTACTCGCAATATATATTACAGATGTTAAGCGCAACACTGTTAGGAACAAATTACGTTACATCAGATATCGTTCCTAGTCAACTAAACGTAGGATATAATACAGTAAGGATAAACTTCAGAACCTCTTTTGCTCTAGTACCCGGCAACATCTATACGATTCAAATAGCATTATCAAATGGTCAAACATTAACTGTAATAGTTACATATCAACCCTAA